The following DNA comes from Verrucomicrobiia bacterium.
GAAAGTGTTTCGTAGTTGAGTTTGGGGTGAGCTAAGAGGGAAGGGGAATTCTGTTTCAGTGCTTTATTAGGATTTTTAATTGCGCGCAGTGTCAGGCCATTTTGAAAGAAATCAAAATTCTCTGGATTTTCTTGGATCTTCTTTTTTTGATTAGGATCAGCAAGAAGGAAAGTAGGAAGCGTGTTTAAAATAGGGGTTTCTTGCAAATAAAAATGAGTCATTTCTGAAAACCAAGGGAATAAGGCTCGATTTTCCGCCACGCGATTGCCCAGAGGATTTACCAATTGTGTCATACCGCTTCGCCAGCTTTGAAAAAGACCAGGAATGCCATCCGGTTTGCCGCTTGTCACGGGATCTAAATGGGAATGGGCACTGAATTGAAGTAAGGTGTGAATGGGTTGCAGACCTGCAATGGTTTTATAATGGAGCACATTATCGCGCACGATTAGATCTTGGCACTTCGCAAGAATAATTCCCATTTTGCGAGCCAGAAAACCGTGTTCAAACTCATCGTGACGGGTAGCGGCTTCGCTTAATAAGGCAATTCGCTTCGTAGAAGTTGAAGCAGGCGATGTGCTTTGCAAATTTTCTAAAAGTTGTGCGGGAAATTGAGAAATGGAAAAAACGTGCACTTTTTCTCGCAATTCAGGAAAGATCTGGCTTTGAATGCGTCGATTTTGCAAGGCATAAGCGATTCCAGAAGGTGCGTCCAACTGAAGATTGGCAATATGCCAAGTGTGATTGTTTTCTTTTACTAAATCTACAACAATAAAACGCAGGCGGAGTTGGTCGGGCAGATTGAGAATGCGATAATCTCGTTGATAATCTGGATGGTTCAAAACGAGTTCGAAAGGGAAATTGGGTTGTTTCAGAATTTTTCCTTCTGAATAAATATCTTGTAAGAAACTTTGAAAAGTCTGAGCCACTTGAGTTAAACCCTTTTCCAAATGTCGCCATTCTTTTTCTTCTATTTGATGAGGCAAAAGGTCTAAGGATAATTGCGCTTCCTGATTTTTCGGATAAGCCAACGTGGGCGACACTAACATGCCTAAGGCTCGAGCCACATTTTGAGCATTTTCTTGGCGAGCAACCAGATGAGGAGCGGCGAATCGTTTGACGATGGTTTGATTGGATAAAAGAGCGGTCATTGTTCAAGTTGCGGAATGGCCTGGTTTAGATGATAGCAAAGGTAAGTTTTGAATATGGCTTCATCCAAAGTATTTAAATTGAGTTGAATGCGGTCGACGATTTGGTGTAAGACATTGGCTTTAGAAAAGTTTTTGGGTGTTTTGGCGAGAGTATTCCACAATATTTTCCAAGCTTTATAAGGAGGTAAAAGGTGGTATAAAGTTTGATGAGATTGCGCAATTTGATTTAAGAAGAATTCAATTTGTTTTGCGCAATAGGTTATGGAGCGTGGAAAAAAGGGATCGTGAAAAAGAAATTCAATGACTTTTTCGGGTTGGGGCGTAACTCGGTAGCGTTTTTGATAAGCTTGTTTTGCACTGCAACTCTGTAAGATAGCAACCCAAGAAAATAGGGGGTCTAAGGATTGCAGCAAAGGATTGTCTAAAAAACGGGAAGTTTTTTCGGCACGCTCTAAATATTTGCCAATTTGTATGAAATGCCAACCTTCGTGATGCGCCATAGTGGCGTCTGTGATACCTTGAAAAAGATGGGAGTCTTGTTTGATACGATTAAAAAATTCGTAGGGATTTTTTGAAAGAAGTTGATGAGCTTGACGGCTGATGCTCCAAAGAAAAGTTCGATTAATTTGCTCCCACATTTCATTTGAGATTTCTTCACGAATGGCTCGAGCATTTTCTCGGGCAGATTTCAGTTGATTAAAAAGTGAATAAGGATTGGTTGCTTCTGTGACTAAAAATTCAGTTACTGTTCTAGAATCGTAAGCACGGTGATGTTTGCAAAATTCATTTTTTAAATCCAAACAAACCAAAAGTGGCTGCCAATTTTTTCGAAGTTGTTGAGCTTCACGTTGCGGTAAATCTAATAGGATTTGAAGGCTGACATCAATGAGACGTGCCACATTCTCTGCGCGCTCTATATAACGCGCCATCCAGTAAAGATTGTCTGCGACACGGCTTAGCATATTATCTTTCTTTTTTTTCTGATTTTAAAACCCACGTGTCTTTACTGCCACCGCCTTGGGAGGAATTAACCACAAGCGATCCTTTTTTTAATGCTACTCGTGTGAGTCCACCTGGGATGATGCTAATTTTTTCTCCATTTAAAACGTAGGGGCGAAGATCGATGTGGCGGCCCTCCCATTTGCTATTGCAATAACAAGGGTGTCGCGAAAGGGCAATGGTCGGTTGGGCAATATAATTGCGAGGATTGGCTTGAATAAGTTCGCGAAATTTTTGGATTTCACGTCGGCTGGCGTGAGGGCCAATTAACATGCCATAACCACCCGATTCATTAGCGGCTTTCACCACGAGAGAGGGTAAATTTTCGAGAATAAATTTTTTATCTTCCGGTCGATAGGCTAAATAGGTTGGAACATTGGGTAAAATAGGCTCTTCTTTTAAATAGTAACGAATCATGTCCGGTACAAAAGCGTAAATCATTTTATCATCAACTACACCCGTGCCAATGGCGTTAATTAAATTAACATTACCGCGGCGATAAGCTTCAAATAGTCCAGGTACACCGAGCGCAGAGTCTTTACGAAAAACAAGCGGATCTAAGAAATCATCATCTACGCGACGATAGATAACATGAACAGGTTGCAAACCTTGCGTGGTGCGCGCATAAACTTTATTCCGAATCACGTCTAGATCGCGTCCTTCGACAATGGGAATGCCCATTTGTCGGGCAAGAAAAGAGTGTTCAAAATAAGCGCTGTTATAGATGCCTGGCGTTAATAGCACGATGGTGGGATCAGTGCAGGGAGCGACATAATGCAGTAAACGTAAAAGTTCTTGTGGATAATGCTCCACCGGTCGCACTTGATGTGTTTCAAAAAGTGTGGGGAAAATGCGTTTTAATGTCTGCCTATTTTCTAGTAGGTAAGAAACTCCGCTTGGTGTGCGAGCATTATCTTCCAAGACTAGATAATTGCCTTGCGCATCGCGAATGAGGTCGGTGCCACAGATATGAAGATAAATATTCTTAGGCACGCGAAAACCGATGAGGGCTTTTCGAAAATGGGCGGCGCTTTCGACATAAGTTCTTGGAATGATGTTATCTTTAAGAATGGTTTGTTTATGATAAATATCGTTTAGAAAAAGATTCAGCGCGGTGACACGCTGCATTAATCCTTTTTCAATATGAGTCCATTCTTTAGCGGGAATCATCCGGGGAAATAAATCAAAAGGCATGATCCGTTCCGTGCCTTGATTATCGTGGTAAACGGTGAAAGTAATGCCTTGATTCAGGAAGGCCAGATCAGCATTTTGTCGAAGCTCTTGAAAAGTAGTTGGAGTCAATTTTTCGAGGTGACGACATAGCTTGCGGTAATGACCTCGAAACTGGTTAGGTTTTTCCATGACTTCATCGAAAAAACCTTCCAAAGTATAACGATCAAAAGATAGCGGACGTGGTTCGCGCCAACGGGTTAAAGGTTTTAATTTTTTTTTAACAAATGCTTTCGCGGCTTTCATTGCCCAATCATTTCCGGTAAGACATCTTCATCACCAAAGGAAATTCCCATGAGCTTAGCGCCTTGCACGACTTGACCATCCGGTGGCACGAGTTTGGGTTGGTTAATGGCTTCTGCGATGCTCACACTTCCAATTTGATAGCCTTGATAGCTTACCATATGGCCATATTTTTCTTGATAAATGAGTTCAACAGCAGCCACTCCAAAACGGGTGCCTAAAATACGATCTAAAGCAGTTGGATTTCCTCCACGCTGAAGGTGAGCGAGCACGACAGCACGCGTTTCCCAATGCACTCGTTTTGAGATTTCCTCGGCGACGAGCAGTGAAATGCCGCCCAAACGTTTTTCACCTGCCTGCGGCAAATCTTTTAATGTAACATAGCTTTGTCCCTCAGGTGTCGCGCCTTCTGCGACGACAATCATCGTTGAACGATAGCCTGCGCTCATGCGTCGTTGCACGGCACGAGCCACATAGTCGTAATGAAAAGGAATCTCAGGAATTAAAATGATGTCGGCTCCTCCCGCCAATCCCCCATGCAACGCGATCCAACCAGCATAGCGTCCCATCGTTTCTACTACCATCACACGACGATGACTTCGAGCGGTGGTGTGCAAGCGATCCAACGAATCGGCGACGCATGCACAGGCGGAATCAAAACCAAACGAAGTCGCTGTGGCGGAAATATCGTTATCAATTGTTTTGGGCACACCTACTACGGGTATGCCGGCTTCAAAAAGTTGTTGCGCTGTAGCAAGTGAGCCATCGCCGCCGATACAAATCAAAGCATCGATTTGAAGTTGATGCAGGTTGCGTTTGGCTGTGGCAAGAATTTCATCGGGAATTTTTGCTTTTTCACCGTGGCCAACTTTAGAAGCAAATCGACCGCGATTGGTTGTGCCAAGAATCGTGCCACCCAGCTGCATGATTCCAGAAGTTTTGCGACGATCTAAGATAGTGTAGCCATCCGGTTCAAGCAAACCTTCGTAGCCGTCATGAAAACCATAAATTTCCCAACCTAATTCTGTGCTAACTCTAACTGCGGCGCGAATCACCGCATTGAGACCTGGGCAATCTCCGCCACCTGTTAAAATTCCGATTCTTTTTGGAGCAGTCATAAAACAACAGGCAATATCGCGTTCTGAATGGGAGTTGCAACAACTTTTTCAGTTTTTCAATTTTTTAATAATGGTTTCGCTACAACTTCCAGTTTATGAGCAAGTTGAAAATCCAATACAGTCACACCCTTGGCGCTATGCGTCCTGAGAAAAAGAGTGACTTGGTTGTAAACGTTCTTCCATTCTGCATGGTGATTCATTTGTTCCATGATCAAAGCGGCTTGTGACATAAAACCCCATGCGACATTAAAATTTTTGAAACGCAATTCGCGGTATAACTTTCCTTGTTTTAATTTCCAATTCGGAAGCTTGTGCAGTTCCGCGCGAATCTTTTGGGTAGAAAGTTTTACTGCAACCATCTTAAGCTTGTGTCGTGATGGTTTCCCAATTTAATCCGCGCGAGTTGGCATAATGTTGAAAATCTGGACTGTATTGGGTAAGTACGTAACGCACAACAGCCGAATCATCTAGGTGTCCAAATTTTTCTAAACTATCGGGAATAATATCCACAGCTTGATGCGCATAAGTTAAAGCAAACGCGGCGGCTGCCATCGCGTAATAAGGTAAATGAGGGTAAGAATTATCCGAAGCATCTTCTACGGCATCTGCCAAAAACTCTAATTGATCCACCAGATGAGGAAAAGAAGGTTCGTCGATTTGGGTAAACTCGGCTTTCAACAGGCCAATCTGTTGCAATAAATTTTTCATTCTTTGGGGTGTGATGTGCCGACTTCCATTTTCCACAAATTCTGCGATTTCTGATTTCATAGGGTTAGTTTATACAGGCTGTTAAGTAAATAGCAAGAGAGGGAGAAAAAGTTAGTTCCCGAAATGAAATTAATGTTTCAGTGCAAAAAATAGGCGGTAAGCAAGTGCTGCAACGAAAGCGCCTGCTATGGGTCCTACCCAATAAACCCAATGGTTTGTCCAAAAATGAGCTGCAACAGCTGGAGCGAAAACGCGAGCGGGATTCATTGCGGCGCCTGTTAAAGGGCCTCCAAAAAGAATATCGACGCTGACGGTTAGACCAATCATTAAACCCCCTAGTTTAGGGGCGCGCTCATCCAAACCAGTTCCAAAAATTACTAGCATCAAAAAGAAAGTTAATACCCCTTCAATCAAGACAGCTTGAGAAAGGGTTAATCCCTCAACAACTTGGGGTGTGGTATCAATAATTCCCTGGCTTTCAAAAATGGGTAGACAAAGATAAGTAGCCGCCAAAGCGCCTGCAAGTTGAGCTATAATGTAAAGTAAAGTAGTGAGAGGTGGTAATTTTCCTCCCAAACAACTTCCTAAAGTCACTGCAGGATTAAAATAGCCTCCGGAAATATAGCCAAACGACGAAGCCATCACCGCAATAATCAAACCATGAGCAAGAGCTACTGTTAAAATTTCTTCTCCGGTTGAATAAGTTGCTCCAATCCCAATAAAAAGAAGCGCAAAGGTTCCAATAAATTCAGCCAAACTATTTTGCAATGTTTTCATGAAGTCATGACAGTGACGCGCTAATTTTTAGTGTCAAGCTCTTGCTTGTGAGTTTATGTATCGTGAAATCGTTAAGGTTTTTCCTTTCGAAATAAGTTAAAAAAACAAGAAGTGATCTTGTTAAGCCTCAAAGCTTAGGTAAAATAAATAGACAGTGTTAGAAATTAAGTTACAAAAATTGGATGAGATTTTGCGCGATTGCGAGCGTTTGATCGTGGCCTATTCCGGTGGGGTGGATAGCGCATTTTTGTTTTATCGGGCATATCAAGTGCTTGGGAAAAATTGTTTGGGCGTGATTGCGGACTCGCCAAGTTTGCCGCGTCATGAATTGGAGCAAGCGCTGGCTTTTGCAAAAAAAAATCAACTCCCGGTTGAAGTGGTTGCTACGGATGAATTTCAAAATCCGAATTATTTAGCGAATCCGATTAATCGTTGTTATTTTTGTAAATCGGCGCTTTTTGAGAAATTGACGCAATGGGTTAAAGAAAAAAAAGAAAAAAAGTTCAACGCGATTGCTTATGGGGAAAATGTTGATGATCTTTCCGATTTTCGACCCGGTCGCCAAGCGGCTGAGGAATTTTCTGTGTTAGCGCCTTTGTGTGAAGCAGGCTTAACCAAACAGGAAATTCGTTTAGCTGCGCAACAAGCAGGTCTTCATGTTTTTGATAAACCGGCTTCGCCTTGTCTTTCTTCTCGCATTCCGCATGGAACGCCTGTGACCGTGGAAACTTTAGCGAAAGTCGAGGCGGGTGAAAAAATTTTGCGCGAATTAGGTTTTCATATTTTTCGTCTGCGGCATTATGGTGAAGAAGCAAAAATTGAGTTGGATGAAAAAGAATTTATTTATTTTGATGCGCCTGGCATGAAAGAAAAAATTGAAAAAGGTCTCCAGCAAGTCGGCTACAAAAAAGTGAGTCGAGTTGAAACGCCGTATGGCTTCGCTAAGAAAGCAAATGTTTCATGAGTCAATCTTTAGTCATCGCAGGAAAACGGTTTGATTCTCGTTTGCTAGTCGGCACGGGAAAATTTGGATCATTGCCTTTGATGAAAGAAACGTTAGAAGCCAGTGGCACACAGTTGGTGACTGTCGCCTTGCGTCGCGCCGATTTGAATGGCAAGAAAGAGACAAACATTTTGGATTATCTCGATGCATCGCGTTATTTAATCATGCCAAACACGAGTGGCGCTCGAACGGCGGAAGAAGCCGTGCGTTTGGCGCGTTTGGCAGCAACGATGGGGCTGGAAAAATGGGTGAAACTCGAAATTCATCCTGATCCGCGCTATTTATTGCCTGATCCCGTGGAAACGTTAAAGGCAGCAGAAATATTGGTTAAAGAAAACTTTACTGTGCTCCCTTATATTAATGCTGATCCAGTTTTGGCGAAACGTTTGCAGGATGTGGGATGTGCGACGGTTATGCCTTTGGGATCGCCGATTGGTTCGAATCGTGGTTTGGAAACGCGTGCGCAACTTGCGATCATTATTGAGCAGGCTACGGTGCCAGTAGTCATTGATGCAGGGTTGGGCGTTCCTTCGCATGCTGCAGAAGCGATGGAAATGGGAGCGGATGCCGTTTTAATTAATACTGCTTTGGCTGTGGCTTCTGATCCAGTGCGGATGTCTCATGCTTTTCGCAAGGCTGTCGAAGCAGGTCGTGAAGCCTATGAAATGGGTTTGCCTTCACAGCACACGCGAGCCATTGCTACGAGTCCTTTAACTGGTTTTTTGGAGTAAAAGAGCATGAGCTTCTCGGATTATTTTTGTTCAGAAACATGGCGCGAAAGCGAAATGCATCGGCGTTTTAAAGACCTTCTTTTGCCTAAAACTCCTCAAGAATTAGAAAATTTAGCGCAACAAGCGCGACAGTTAACCTGGCAGAATTTTGGTAAAACGATGCGCTTATTTGCGCCGCTTTATTTATCCAATGAATGTGTCAATGCTTGCGAGTATTGCGGATTTTCTCGCGATAACGAATCAATCGTGCGCGTGACCCTATCTCCTGAACAGGTTGAAACCGAAGCGCGCTACTTGGTCAATGAAGGTTTTCGCTCGCTATTACTCGTGGCAGGGGAGCATCCGAAATTTGTTTCGCAAAGTTATCTCCGAGAATGTTTGGATCGGCTTCATACTTTTGTGCCTTCCTTATCTTTAGAGATTGGTCCGATGGAAACCGCGGATTATTTACCTTTAGTCAAAGCGGGTGCAGAAGGACTAGTGGTTTATCAGGAGACTTACGATCGTGAAATTTATGCGGAGCTGCACACGGCAGGACCGAAGAAAGATTTTGATTGGCGATTGAATTGTGCGGAGCGGGCTTACGAAGCGGGCTTTAAACGGCTCGGAATTGGTGCGCTTTTTGGCTTGGCCGATTGGCGTGTTGAAGCTCTGGCTTTGGCCGCGCATGTAGATTATTTGTTGAAACATTGTTGGAAATCGTTTTTAACCGTTTCTTTGCCACGACTTCGACCTGCAGCAGGCGAGTTTGCGCCTTTAACGCGATTGGACGATCGCGATTTAACCCAACTCATTTGCGCGTTGCGTTTAGCTTTTCCGCAAGTTGGATTGGTGCTTTCCACACGTGAACCACAGCGGTTGCGTGATGGGTTGATTCCCCTAGGCATCACCCATATGAGTGCGGGATCCCATACCGAACCGGGTGGCTACACCGGCGCTGGAAAAGAAAAAGTGCATCATACCGTTCGAGGAAAAGCGATGCCTGTGATCGCATCCGAAGGAGAACACAAACCTGCTACAGAACAATTTGCCATTGCGGATGCGCGCAGCCCTAAAGAAGTCGCGCAACGCTTGCAAGAAATGGGTTATGATCCGGTATGGAAAGATTGGGATCAGAGATTGAACTAATAAATTAATCATTAGTGTAAAATGTTTCTTGTCTTTTTATTAAAAAGAGCAAAAATGGGATATTAAGCTAAAAAAGGATTAAAATTATGGGAAAAATTCAAAAAATAGAAATAGATGTTAATGTTGGTTTTGATTCTAGTGTCCAAGCAAATAAGTCAACTATAGATAAGGTGTGGCAACAGATTGATACTTTTAAAGATGACATAGAGTATTGTTGTAATACTTATTCGATGGCTTGTGATACAGAAGTAAAAACTCATTTTGATTGGGACAATAACAATAAACCAGCCCCTGCGAGTAGTGGGGTTTATCATCCTTCAGATCAAAATGGAATTAATGGCGATCCTCAGCTTTCTCAGAACATAAAAAATATTTCTGGCGATCCAGTAGGCATTAATCTTTTAGTAACAAATGCCCTAGTCCCTAATCTTCGCGGTTATGATATTGATCC
Coding sequences within:
- a CDS encoding alpha-E domain-containing protein; this translates as MLSRVADNLYWMARYIERAENVARLIDVSLQILLDLPQREAQQLRKNWQPLLVCLDLKNEFCKHHRAYDSRTVTEFLVTEATNPYSLFNQLKSARENARAIREEISNEMWEQINRTFLWSISRQAHQLLSKNPYEFFNRIKQDSHLFQGITDATMAHHEGWHFIQIGKYLERAEKTSRFLDNPLLQSLDPLFSWVAILQSCSAKQAYQKRYRVTPQPEKVIEFLFHDPFFPRSITYCAKQIEFFLNQIAQSHQTLYHLLPPYKAWKILWNTLAKTPKNFSKANVLHQIVDRIQLNLNTLDEAIFKTYLCYHLNQAIPQLEQ
- a CDS encoding circularly permuted type 2 ATP-grasp protein, which encodes MEKPNQFRGHYRKLCRHLEKLTPTTFQELRQNADLAFLNQGITFTVYHDNQGTERIMPFDLFPRMIPAKEWTHIEKGLMQRVTALNLFLNDIYHKQTILKDNIIPRTYVESAAHFRKALIGFRVPKNIYLHICGTDLIRDAQGNYLVLEDNARTPSGVSYLLENRQTLKRIFPTLFETHQVRPVEHYPQELLRLLHYVAPCTDPTIVLLTPGIYNSAYFEHSFLARQMGIPIVEGRDLDVIRNKVYARTTQGLQPVHVIYRRVDDDFLDPLVFRKDSALGVPGLFEAYRRGNVNLINAIGTGVVDDKMIYAFVPDMIRYYLKEEPILPNVPTYLAYRPEDKKFILENLPSLVVKAANESGGYGMLIGPHASRREIQKFRELIQANPRNYIAQPTIALSRHPCYCNSKWEGRHIDLRPYVLNGEKISIIPGGLTRVALKKGSLVVNSSQGGGSKDTWVLKSEKKER
- a CDS encoding 6-phosphofructokinase; protein product: MTAPKRIGILTGGGDCPGLNAVIRAAVRVSTELGWEIYGFHDGYEGLLEPDGYTILDRRKTSGIMQLGGTILGTTNRGRFASKVGHGEKAKIPDEILATAKRNLHQLQIDALICIGGDGSLATAQQLFEAGIPVVGVPKTIDNDISATATSFGFDSACACVADSLDRLHTTARSHRRVMVVETMGRYAGWIALHGGLAGGADIILIPEIPFHYDYVARAVQRRMSAGYRSTMIVVAEGATPEGQSYVTLKDLPQAGEKRLGGISLLVAEEISKRVHWETRAVVLAHLQRGGNPTALDRILGTRFGVAAVELIYQEKYGHMVSYQGYQIGSVSIAEAINQPKLVPPDGQVVQGAKLMGISFGDEDVLPEMIGQ
- a CDS encoding 4a-hydroxytetrahydrobiopterin dehydratase, with the translated sequence MVAVKLSTQKIRAELHKLPNWKLKQGKLYRELRFKNFNVAWGFMSQAALIMEQMNHHAEWKNVYNQVTLFLRTHSAKGVTVLDFQLAHKLEVVAKPLLKN
- a CDS encoding DUF1232 domain-containing protein, whose product is MKSEIAEFVENGSRHITPQRMKNLLQQIGLLKAEFTQIDEPSFPHLVDQLEFLADAVEDASDNSYPHLPYYAMAAAAFALTYAHQAVDIIPDSLEKFGHLDDSAVVRYVLTQYSPDFQHYANSRGLNWETITTQA
- a CDS encoding aquaporin, whose product is MKTLQNSLAEFIGTFALLFIGIGATYSTGEEILTVALAHGLIIAVMASSFGYISGGYFNPAVTLGSCLGGKLPPLTTLLYIIAQLAGALAATYLCLPIFESQGIIDTTPQVVEGLTLSQAVLIEGVLTFFLMLVIFGTGLDERAPKLGGLMIGLTVSVDILFGGPLTGAAMNPARVFAPAVAAHFWTNHWVYWVGPIAGAFVAALAYRLFFALKH
- the larE gene encoding ATP-dependent sacrificial sulfur transferase LarE, with protein sequence MLEIKLQKLDEILRDCERLIVAYSGGVDSAFLFYRAYQVLGKNCLGVIADSPSLPRHELEQALAFAKKNQLPVEVVATDEFQNPNYLANPINRCYFCKSALFEKLTQWVKEKKEKKFNAIAYGENVDDLSDFRPGRQAAEEFSVLAPLCEAGLTKQEIRLAAQQAGLHVFDKPASPCLSSRIPHGTPVTVETLAKVEAGEKILRELGFHIFRLRHYGEEAKIELDEKEFIYFDAPGMKEKIEKGLQQVGYKKVSRVETPYGFAKKANVS
- a CDS encoding thiazole synthase, translating into MSQSLVIAGKRFDSRLLVGTGKFGSLPLMKETLEASGTQLVTVALRRADLNGKKETNILDYLDASRYLIMPNTSGARTAEEAVRLARLAATMGLEKWVKLEIHPDPRYLLPDPVETLKAAEILVKENFTVLPYINADPVLAKRLQDVGCATVMPLGSPIGSNRGLETRAQLAIIIEQATVPVVIDAGLGVPSHAAEAMEMGADAVLINTALAVASDPVRMSHAFRKAVEAGREAYEMGLPSQHTRAIATSPLTGFLE
- the thiH gene encoding 2-iminoacetate synthase ThiH — its product is MSFSDYFCSETWRESEMHRRFKDLLLPKTPQELENLAQQARQLTWQNFGKTMRLFAPLYLSNECVNACEYCGFSRDNESIVRVTLSPEQVETEARYLVNEGFRSLLLVAGEHPKFVSQSYLRECLDRLHTFVPSLSLEIGPMETADYLPLVKAGAEGLVVYQETYDREIYAELHTAGPKKDFDWRLNCAERAYEAGFKRLGIGALFGLADWRVEALALAAHVDYLLKHCWKSFLTVSLPRLRPAAGEFAPLTRLDDRDLTQLICALRLAFPQVGLVLSTREPQRLRDGLIPLGITHMSAGSHTEPGGYTGAGKEKVHHTVRGKAMPVIASEGEHKPATEQFAIADARSPKEVAQRLQEMGYDPVWKDWDQRLN